In the genome of Myxococcus stipitatus, one region contains:
- a CDS encoding proton-conducting transporter membrane subunit, whose translation MNSALVPTLLPALGALLVRAPHRAPSWPRITAALTTALTFCLSLTLSTRLEAPFVSLLALGTVLAATRRAMSRRALATLLLTQSAALGFFQADTLLAALLFFIAMTALPDLHLSRDSGGSRPRDIVRVYLLIGTAPLGVATLLLGWLGWSPALGILLLVSLCTRLAMVPLHTWLPAWMARSPWGSGPLWMSLAASLHLLHHWLLPRLPPEWGTDTVVPVLATLGAVTALYGALLAFIQKDLRRMLAFAVMSQTGLMLTGVASTNPEGLHGAWLHCLAAGLAFTGLDLLVRAVEARTGTTDLEQLGGLTARAPRMATLFLLLCLAAMGLPGTLGFVSEDLLLRATLGAHPWHLLLLPPALALNAFTLLRACHRAFLGPANPAPLQDLLPRERWVTTALVLTVIAGGLAPPALHRSLATPEAGPPSTSFSRALAPTPAPDAREDPSGIPPRRAYREPESSRNRRERHVPGERTKGVGRSSRGDAAARTGRL comes from the coding sequence ATGAACTCCGCCCTCGTGCCGACGCTGCTCCCAGCGCTGGGCGCCCTGCTGGTCCGCGCGCCTCATCGCGCCCCTTCCTGGCCGAGGATCACCGCCGCCCTCACCACGGCCCTCACCTTCTGTCTTTCGCTCACGCTGTCCACGCGGCTGGAGGCGCCCTTCGTTTCTCTCCTCGCGCTGGGCACCGTGCTGGCGGCAACTCGTCGAGCGATGAGCCGGCGCGCGCTCGCCACGCTGCTCCTCACCCAGAGCGCTGCGCTGGGCTTCTTCCAGGCAGACACACTCCTCGCGGCGCTCCTCTTCTTCATCGCCATGACGGCGCTGCCGGACCTCCACCTCTCGCGCGACTCCGGTGGCTCGCGGCCCCGAGACATCGTGCGCGTGTATCTGCTCATCGGCACGGCGCCCCTGGGTGTCGCGACGCTCCTCCTGGGCTGGCTCGGCTGGAGCCCTGCGCTGGGCATCCTGCTGCTCGTGAGCCTCTGCACCCGGCTCGCGATGGTCCCCCTCCACACGTGGCTTCCCGCGTGGATGGCTCGCAGTCCCTGGGGCTCGGGGCCACTCTGGATGAGCCTGGCCGCGAGCCTCCACCTCCTGCACCACTGGCTCCTGCCGCGCCTGCCCCCGGAGTGGGGCACGGACACCGTCGTCCCCGTGCTCGCGACCCTGGGGGCGGTCACCGCGCTGTATGGCGCGCTCCTCGCGTTCATCCAGAAGGACCTCCGACGCATGCTCGCCTTCGCGGTGATGAGCCAGACAGGGCTGATGCTCACGGGAGTGGCCTCGACGAACCCGGAGGGCCTCCACGGCGCCTGGCTCCACTGCCTCGCCGCGGGCCTCGCCTTCACGGGCCTGGACCTCCTGGTGCGCGCCGTCGAGGCACGCACCGGCACCACGGACCTGGAACAGCTCGGCGGACTCACGGCGCGCGCGCCGCGCATGGCCACGCTCTTCCTGCTGCTCTGCCTCGCGGCGATGGGACTCCCGGGCACGCTGGGCTTCGTGAGCGAGGACCTGCTGCTGCGCGCGACGCTGGGTGCCCACCCCTGGCACCTTCTGCTGCTCCCGCCCGCCCTCGCGCTCAATGCCTTCACCCTGCTGCGCGCCTGTCACCGCGCCTTCCTCGGCCCCGCGAACCCCGCGCCGCTCCAGGACCTGTTGCCCCGCGAACGCTGGGTGACGACAGCGCTGGTGTTGACGGTCATCGCGGGCGGGCTGGCCCCACCAGCGCTCCACCGCTCCCTCGCGACTCCCGAGGCCGGCCCGCCGAGCACGTCCTTCTCGAGAGCGCTCGCCCCCACGCCCGCCCCGGACGCGAGGGAGGACCCGTCTGGCATTCCGCCTCGGCGTGCCTACCGTGAACCCGAATCCTCACGAAATCGGAGGGAGCGACATGTTCCAGGCGAGCGGACGAAAGGTGTGGGGCGGAGTTCTCGCGGCGACGCTGCTGCTCGGACTGGGCGGCTGTAG
- a CDS encoding DUF4397 domain-containing protein, translating into MMRNVLGVWLLLCGGLLSLGAVGCGDDGGDDSPRDSGVLDAGRDGGPRHDDGGRDADGVPDSGLDGGDDAGRDSGPATMDGGGDGGSGEPDAGRDAGPSVSHRAHVRFVNAFLGTKGNPSDQVDRPWAPFQVDLYVAGTKRFASVAAGNAAVTGFQEVELTGPTQAVRLVARDAEGEASAPDLAVQEGVTLAAGDWVTVVGAGSLLQVGQERPDKPRLVVLKDHAFTPVTEPDSVRVRFMSADRVISATARRRFANEAGVPFENNTVEAYSADTVENGVTLPSDTSRVAIVGTTPAFTPAQSGWLYYSLPEGTLVAGQAYYAINTGEDRRTLPDEGAAALLLIRAKRDETVRLKRGPLVYFFNGVLPSTPGGTPPALQVIHGAVNVATAISHGASPKVADLPVTASGLSVRVTVNGQPAQGVVESADVGPLEAGRRYLGVLCGRQGASPTLTVVKDEFALDAPQSPFLRIIPCSASAPGPLDFGAYSFQADGSSRDTFTPLLTGLSHALPSQPVAGVSFTPPASTTTPAYTWLGLKTTGDSPVERTIRGRVLTTPSFLILMGEWEGSLTYRTLNTRLNAWGSSGPNDATFSPLPAPP; encoded by the coding sequence ATGATGCGCAACGTCCTGGGGGTATGGCTGTTGCTGTGCGGCGGTCTGCTGTCGCTGGGCGCCGTGGGGTGTGGCGATGACGGAGGGGATGATTCGCCGCGCGACTCGGGCGTCCTCGATGCGGGGCGGGATGGAGGGCCCCGGCATGATGACGGAGGCCGGGATGCCGATGGGGTGCCGGACTCGGGCCTCGACGGAGGGGATGACGCGGGACGTGACAGCGGCCCCGCAACGATGGACGGCGGTGGAGACGGTGGCTCGGGCGAGCCCGACGCGGGCCGGGATGCCGGGCCGAGCGTGAGTCACCGCGCGCACGTGCGCTTCGTCAACGCGTTCCTCGGCACGAAGGGCAATCCCTCCGACCAGGTGGACCGCCCCTGGGCCCCCTTCCAGGTGGACCTGTACGTGGCGGGGACGAAGCGCTTCGCCTCGGTGGCGGCGGGCAACGCGGCGGTGACGGGGTTCCAGGAAGTGGAGCTGACGGGGCCCACGCAGGCGGTGCGGCTGGTGGCTCGGGACGCGGAGGGGGAGGCGTCCGCGCCGGACCTGGCGGTGCAGGAGGGCGTCACGCTGGCGGCGGGGGACTGGGTGACGGTGGTGGGGGCGGGCTCGCTGCTCCAGGTGGGGCAGGAGCGTCCGGACAAGCCTCGCCTCGTGGTGCTGAAGGACCATGCCTTCACTCCCGTGACGGAGCCGGACTCCGTGCGCGTGCGCTTCATGTCCGCGGACCGGGTCATCTCCGCGACGGCGCGGCGGCGCTTCGCGAACGAGGCGGGCGTGCCCTTCGAGAACAACACCGTGGAGGCGTACTCGGCGGACACAGTGGAGAACGGCGTCACCCTCCCCTCGGACACCTCGCGCGTGGCCATCGTCGGGACGACCCCCGCCTTCACCCCCGCGCAGAGCGGCTGGCTCTACTACTCCCTGCCGGAGGGGACGCTGGTGGCGGGACAGGCGTACTACGCCATCAACACCGGCGAGGACCGTCGCACGCTCCCCGACGAGGGCGCCGCCGCGCTGCTCCTCATCCGCGCGAAGCGGGATGAGACGGTCCGCTTGAAGCGCGGGCCGCTCGTCTACTTCTTCAACGGGGTGCTGCCCTCGACACCGGGCGGGACACCTCCCGCGCTCCAGGTCATCCATGGCGCCGTCAACGTCGCCACCGCCATCTCACACGGCGCATCGCCCAAGGTGGCGGACCTGCCGGTGACGGCCTCGGGGCTCTCGGTGCGTGTCACCGTGAATGGCCAGCCCGCGCAAGGGGTGGTCGAGTCCGCGGACGTGGGCCCGCTGGAGGCGGGGCGTCGCTACCTGGGCGTGCTGTGCGGACGGCAGGGCGCGTCGCCGACGCTCACGGTGGTGAAGGACGAGTTCGCGCTGGACGCGCCGCAGTCGCCCTTCCTGCGCATCATTCCGTGCTCGGCCAGCGCGCCGGGGCCGCTCGACTTCGGCGCGTATTCGTTCCAGGCGGATGGCTCCAGCCGGGACACCTTCACGCCGCTGCTCACCGGGCTCTCGCACGCGCTCCCCTCGCAGCCCGTCGCCGGTGTGTCCTTCACGCCGCCTGCCTCCACCACGACGCCCGCGTACACGTGGCTGGGGTTGAAGACGACGGGGGACTCCCCCGTGGAGCGCACCATCCGAGGCCGCGTGCTCACCACGCCCTCCTTCCTCATCCTCATGGGGGAGTGGGAGGGCTCGCTCACGTACCGCACCCTCAACACGCGGCTGAATGCCTGGGGTTCGTCGGGGCCGAATGACGCCACCTTCAGCCCGCTGCCCGCGCCGCCGTGA
- a CDS encoding short-chain fatty acid transporter, translating into METLVRIAEALGRFSARFVPSAFSIAVLLSLLTMGLAMGWADAPATKVLDSWGGGFWELLTFSMQMALVMFTGYLLALTAPMRALLEKAAGLARTPRGAVALMAFVSMALAYVNWGLSLVASAMLVRFVARRRPDVDYRLLVACAYFGLGATWHAGLSASAPLLVATPGHFLEKSMGLIPIDRTLFSPFNVLLTVSVVAGLTLLAWALHPKPENVVRVDPAVLEKLGDFVPPERPSEKSFAIWLDHARLLNIVFGVLGLLWLGRYLWLNGGWRALNLNVVNFTFLVLAVLLHGTPARLIKAAEEAGSVLHGIVLQFPLYAGIYGIFKATGLTDRIGHLFVSLSTTSTFPAIVYLYSGVVNYFVPSGGSKWAIEAPYLLDAASRLGVAPEKVVLAYAWGDMATDLIQPFWALPLLAVARLEFKDILGFLLVAFLVYLPLVTLAFFLLG; encoded by the coding sequence GTGGAGACCCTCGTCCGCATCGCTGAAGCCCTAGGCCGCTTCTCCGCGCGCTTCGTTCCCAGCGCGTTCTCCATCGCCGTGCTGCTGAGCCTGCTCACCATGGGGCTCGCCATGGGCTGGGCGGATGCCCCCGCCACGAAGGTGCTGGACTCCTGGGGCGGCGGCTTCTGGGAGCTGCTCACCTTCTCCATGCAGATGGCGCTGGTGATGTTCACCGGCTACCTGCTGGCGCTCACCGCCCCCATGCGCGCGCTCCTGGAGAAGGCCGCCGGGCTCGCGCGCACGCCCCGAGGCGCCGTCGCGCTGATGGCCTTCGTCTCCATGGCCCTGGCCTACGTCAACTGGGGCCTGTCCCTGGTCGCCAGCGCCATGCTGGTGCGCTTCGTCGCGCGGCGCCGCCCCGACGTGGACTACCGCCTGCTCGTCGCCTGCGCGTACTTCGGCCTGGGCGCCACGTGGCACGCGGGGCTGTCCGCGTCCGCGCCGCTGCTCGTCGCCACGCCGGGCCACTTCCTCGAGAAGAGCATGGGCCTCATCCCCATCGACCGGACGCTCTTCTCCCCCTTCAACGTGCTGCTCACCGTGTCCGTCGTCGCGGGCCTCACGCTGCTCGCGTGGGCGCTGCACCCCAAGCCGGAGAACGTGGTGCGCGTGGACCCGGCGGTGCTGGAGAAGCTGGGGGACTTCGTCCCGCCGGAGCGGCCGTCGGAGAAGAGCTTCGCCATCTGGCTGGACCACGCGCGGCTGCTCAACATCGTCTTCGGGGTGCTGGGGCTCCTGTGGCTGGGCCGCTACCTGTGGCTGAACGGGGGCTGGCGCGCGCTCAACCTCAACGTGGTGAACTTCACCTTCCTGGTGCTCGCGGTGCTGTTGCACGGCACGCCCGCGCGGCTCATCAAGGCGGCGGAGGAGGCCGGGAGCGTGCTGCACGGCATCGTCCTCCAGTTCCCCCTCTATGCGGGCATCTACGGCATCTTCAAGGCCACGGGCCTGACGGACCGCATCGGCCACCTGTTCGTGTCGCTGTCCACGACGAGCACGTTCCCCGCCATCGTCTACCTGTACAGCGGCGTGGTGAACTACTTCGTCCCCTCCGGAGGCTCCAAGTGGGCCATCGAGGCGCCCTACCTCCTCGACGCCGCCAGCCGCCTGGGGGTCGCGCCCGAGAAGGTGGTGCTCGCCTACGCCTGGGGCGACATGGCCACCGACCTCATCCAGCCCTTCTGGGCCCTGCCGCTCCTGGCCGTGGCGCGGCTCGAGTTCAAGGACATCCTCGGCTTCCTCCTGGTGGCCTTCCTCGTGTACCTGCCGCTGGTGACCCTGGCGTTCTTCCTGCTGGGCTGA
- a CDS encoding virginiamycin B lyase family protein has translation MHLKKRFVPRSSLLAVCASLLGAPALASDGQAVPPWVCRDSQGTLGSIEELALPTGSGPLGIALGPDLALWYTLAGSNKIGRATRDGVVTEFSLPTPAAGVQQIAVSFDGHLWFTELAANKVGRIAPDGTVTEFPLPQRGSSPAGITAGLDGNVWFTELVGNRIGRITPDGVITEFPLPTPGAQPRAITQGFDGHLWFVEQAANKVGSISPDGVIREFDLPVAKGGPSAIVAGLDGNVWFTEQAGNRISRITSDGVVTQFPLPAEGSQPNALAVGPDGQLWFTQLAGNRIGRITSAGIITEYALPTAGSRPSGIVVAPPGRWCVDAHLWFTARGTHKLGKIRALAVP, from the coding sequence ATGCACCTGAAGAAACGCTTCGTGCCTCGCTCGTCGCTGCTCGCCGTCTGCGCTTCCCTCCTGGGCGCGCCCGCCCTGGCCTCGGATGGGCAGGCCGTGCCGCCGTGGGTGTGCCGTGATTCCCAGGGCACGCTCGGCTCCATCGAGGAGCTGGCCCTGCCCACGGGCTCCGGGCCGCTCGGCATCGCGCTGGGGCCGGACCTGGCGCTCTGGTACACGCTGGCGGGCTCCAACAAGATTGGCCGGGCCACGCGTGACGGTGTCGTCACCGAGTTCTCGCTCCCCACGCCCGCCGCGGGTGTGCAACAGATTGCGGTGAGCTTCGACGGCCACCTGTGGTTCACCGAGCTGGCCGCCAACAAGGTGGGGCGCATCGCACCGGATGGCACGGTGACGGAGTTCCCGCTGCCGCAGCGAGGCTCCAGCCCCGCGGGAATCACGGCGGGCCTGGATGGCAACGTCTGGTTCACGGAGCTGGTGGGCAACCGCATCGGCCGCATCACGCCCGACGGCGTCATCACCGAGTTCCCCCTGCCGACGCCGGGCGCCCAGCCGCGCGCCATCACCCAGGGCTTCGACGGCCACCTCTGGTTCGTCGAGCAGGCGGCCAACAAGGTGGGCTCCATCTCCCCCGACGGGGTCATCCGCGAGTTCGACCTGCCCGTGGCGAAGGGCGGCCCCTCCGCCATCGTCGCGGGCCTGGATGGCAACGTCTGGTTCACCGAGCAGGCGGGGAACCGCATCAGCCGCATCACGTCCGACGGCGTGGTGACGCAGTTCCCCTTACCGGCGGAAGGCAGCCAGCCGAATGCCCTCGCGGTGGGGCCGGACGGCCAGCTCTGGTTCACGCAGCTCGCTGGCAACCGCATTGGTCGCATCACCTCCGCGGGGATCATCACGGAGTATGCCCTGCCCACGGCCGGCAGCAGGCCCTCGGGCATCGTCGTGGCGCCTCCGGGGCGCTGGTGCGTGGATGCGCACCTGTGGTTCACCGCACGGGGCACCCACAAGCTCGGGAAGATTCGAGCGCTCGCCGTTCCGTGA